From the genome of Bicyclus anynana chromosome 26, ilBicAnyn1.1, whole genome shotgun sequence:
atgtttttaaatattaaaaactgttcacaaaaactaaagatggagtatttttttattaagttacgtTAAGTTAAATCGTAAAATcctcaaatcaaatcatataCTCTCTGAAATATTAGTTTGGAAAGTATGTTCATCGTAAAGCGTCAGAGGGCGCCACATGTACCTAGAgggtaaatttgaaaaaataaaaaaagttacccTACTTTGGTGTTAACTATATTTTTCCGATTAAAAAGCAACGTATATTCaggttttcatataaaatatattttttcatgactctacaacgtgcaattgcacgttgtagagtcaacttctcctgaggatgctccggtttcggggtgaaacgtacgtagagagtattttgccggacctgggtgacgttgtcgcatgggttcgtcgacttttcgcggatgatagctaaataaataaatcattatacagggtgattcggtctttagtgcggatatttttttcgtggttctgtaacattaatagaatataaatctgcaaacagttcgatacattttatgtaattttttttttaattatgtctctaaaataacaaaataatgtacatattattactaaacaagatatattcagcttaaaagtgatctggtgacgtcctttaggtatcaaacgaaaataaaataaacgcacaatagggtgaccctaaaattctgttcaaaagtaaataactttagctaacgataattttgttatttttgagttaaaaaaaaaaagaaaaaatacgtgatcattaaattttgtttatgtacaaaatataaaaatatccgcactaaaaaaattttcttcctgtataatcatgatgaacttccgcaaagtaacgcctgcttctatccaatatattttttcattctgTAGGCAATTTGAAATTACAAGAAATATTCGATTAGACACGGCTAACGTAGGAGCAGCTAcctaattaatttaacttaGACGAACATTTTCCGCGGATTTTCCACAGGTTTTCCCCGACAAGTATATTAATGTATGACACGTATATAATTACATTTTCATTACCTACCTTATCTTGAATAGTTAtcctaattttcttttaattaaccTAAAAATAcggtaaaataaaatgtcaactacgagtacctagaggtacctacctaatattttaaagagctaAAAGTGGTATTGTATGGTGTAATCGAgctgcgatagcccagtggatatgacctctgcctccgattccggagggtgtgggttcgaatccgatcgggcgcgtgcacctccaacttctcagttgtgtgcattttaaaaaattaaatatcacgtgcctcaaacggtgaaggaaaaacatcgtgaggaaacctgcacaccagagatttttcttgattctctgcgtatgcgcattgggccagcgtggtggactattagcctaaccccactAACTCcaagaggagacccgtgctcagaagtgagccgaaatAACAAGgcttttattgataaaatggGAGCGGCATTACCAGAGGGATTGGGTgggcgcagaagcatcgcctgatggggcccaaaGGCAGACCTTGGCTTAGAGACAATGGCCtagctacccaggggctaggcctaacccctctcattctgagaggagactcgagctcagcagtgagccgaatatgggttgataatgatggtggggtaatctctggatctactgagccgattttggaaattcttttactaatagaaagccacgttgtttgtgagtatcataggctatattttatccccgtattctcacgggaacgggaattacgagTTTTCAAATGGAGAAACCGTATCCAAATCGATACACCCGCTTATGAgtaacatcattaacaaccgatattcagctcactgttgagcacgagtctcctctcagaatgaccgctggctcaatgcggattggcagacttcacacacgcagagaattaagaaaattctccggtatgcaggtttcctcacgatgttttccttcaccgattgagacacgtgatatttaatttcttaaaatgcacacaactgaatagttggaggtgcatgccctagaccgggttcgaacctacgttctccgaatcgaaagcagaggtcatatttactgGGCTAATCACTACATAAAATACGTCTCGAGCTAACAATATAAAAGGAAAATGTATGTACAGACGGACAGtatgattttgttattaatattactcgTTTCAGTGTAAAATTACATAAGCACTCAGGTACTTTTCAATATAGGTACTTATGATTTAGAAGATGACACATAACCCCTATTATATAAACGTATAGAAACAATAATTATTCAGTTACAAGTTTTCCTCTCGCTTCAGTGGATAGGTATTGGAGCGatcatagacaattttttttttttactaattcacattgttttgttttcattaaaattttaaatgttgaatttaatttgacaataaaataacgaaacggtttatataaaaaaaataaaagacagctttaagtaaatgttttattaaaaaaaaaaaattgtttgtctattaattttttgctaattaattttatttactaatcgttttaatttgtaaattagtttatttcaattaaatataattataatttctatgTGTTTCAGTTATCTACATAATGTTGCGAATAAGTTTTGTGTTGTTGGGCGTCTGTGCTCTAttgggtaagttttttttttatttgtcagtGTTAGACTGCGCTCTTGATGTTGTGACAATATAGTTTATAGCTTGTCAAATTCTtagatgacactcccatgatttgcgggcgacggggggggaaagactgcgcgggtgtgaaatcgtgcgcacggggaagtgaggtgcatcagtcgtgggtttttcattcatcgctacacgctccccggctcgcgcggaccatcgggagtgttatgaacgaacttgccaaactataagCTGGTTCGGGATTTATTTGTAAGAGGCAAAACCAATGACAGTTCctacacgtttttttttttttttattctttacaagttagcccttgactacaatctcacctgatggtaagtgatgacgcagtctatgatggaagcgagctaacttgttaggaggaggatgaaaatccacacccctttcggtttctacacggcatcgtaccggaacgctaaatcgcttggcggtacgtctttgccggtagggtggtaactagccacggccgaagcctcccaccagccagacctggacaaattaagaaaatctcaatctgcccagccggggatcgaacccaggacctccgttttgtaaatccaccgcgcataccactgcgccacggaggccgtcaaacgtcatcgtaccggaactttaAATCATTTTTGACTACGTACAGCAATAGGATCGCCTTCGCATGCTAATTCTTAgttcaaattattattcatttttaattttttaatttatttttgtatttttgtgtgcaatataGTAAGTATTTCCTTCTTTTTCTTCATTTGACGATACTTCTTTACTGGTAGTCTTtaccgagctgggaatcgaatgCAGAACCTGATTTTGACAAGTAAAcagatattaaaatacattttgaagaaaagTGAGAATGTGcacattcaatttttttttatattaataattctaCACCATtatatctaccatttgcgttttatccattaattacgggacaccctgtataaacgccctagacactggaaaaagccatcacaaatatttttcagttctgggaatcgaactcactGCCTTAGATACAGAAGACAAGATCATTACCCACtgtgtcaaaatatttttttttcaggcgCGTCCCAGCCCATAGACAATGGACCAGTGTTGAAACAACTTCCATCTGAACTGTTGTTCAGAGAGGGAAGAGAAACTACCGTTGAATGCGTCACTGAGGGAAGGGAAAGTGGAGTGAGGTTAGTGAGTTCCCACTAATCTCCAAAAATATCTAAAGGGCCTTTTACCGATTCAAATTGCTATAtctttaaaatactaatattataaacgcgaaaatttgtattgaCGTatctttgttactctttaacgccgctactacttatgtgatttggctgcaatttggaatggaaatagattttactctggattgataCTACTTGTTATCCCGAAAAACGTATggattctcgagatttgcgaaaaccttatgattttgatggtatgaatgtttgttactctttcacgcctcggctactcaACCGGATCACCTAAAATTTGAAGTGTAGaaagattatagtctggattaacacataggctactttttccggaaaaatccatgggtcccgagggatttgtgaaaaactaaatacaacgcggacgaagtcgcgggtgtccactagtcaatttataaaaagcgatttacaaaaagaaataaaatacatgcatgtacttttttatatttttaatcgattttagacaacaaaactaaaacaaaataaaagtctgatctgatttttaatataattttattttcagttacaAATGGCTCAAAAATGGACAACCTTTCTCACCTAACGCCGAAGTCGTCCAAAGAAAAGACGAAGGGACGCTGGTTTTCAAAAACCCGTCCAAAAACGACGAAGGCAGATATCAATGCCTCGCGGAAACCAAATATGGCATCTCGACCACAAGGGTCAATTTAAAACGAACGTTCATAGACAAACCTAGAGTTGAACTGAAAAACCATAAACCAGTAGAGGGAAAAATGTACAAACTCGACTGTAAAATCCCCAATTCGTATCCAAAACCAGAAATTGTTTGGCTTTACCAATCCCTGTCAGATTCTAGTGCATCTAGGAATATTCTAGACCGCCGTATTACGCTCTCACCCGAAGGTGATTTGTATTTCACGAATGTGACCAAAGGGGATACTAGTGGCAGTTTTAAGTATGTCTGCGTGGCTAGATCGCCAGCTTCTGATGATGATGTGGTGTTGGCTGAGCATGTGCTGGAGGAAGCTTTGCCCAACAATGGGCAAGTTGACAATGAGGTGTATCCTATGTATGTGACCAAAGATTTCACTGCCACCGTTGGTACCGTCACCATGATTTATTGCATCTATGGCGGCACGTGagtactatctatactaatattataaagctgaagagtttgtttggttgtttgcttgtttgtttgtttgattgaacgcgctaatctcaggaactactggtccgatttgaaaaattctttcagtgttagatagcccatttatcgaggaaggctataaactatatattatccccgtatttatacgggaacgggaaccacgcgagtgaagtGAAGTGTGAATATCACAGCGGAACTGTTTTAACTGCGCAGATCGTTAGGGGATAACTTCAGATTGGACCAGAAGTTTGAATAGAAGTATACAAGGATTATTTAACTGGAATCAGCCTATTTTGCtgtaaaaaatcattttgaatGTCTTCCGCCGCGTCTATCGCGTATTTGCGATAAACACAAAAGCTACTGAACACAGTTTCATGTTGTTTTCACTAATCGATAAATGATTTATGAGGAAGGTTTAGTTATATAATTTGTTAAGGTTTTGTGTAATTGAGTAAAATATGTTTCGAATACCCGATTGATGTTTGAGTTCTAAAAAGGAATGCCGAGGAATGGAATGACGAGGCCTA
Proteins encoded in this window:
- the LOC112056211 gene encoding hemolin encodes the protein MLRISFVLLGVCALLGASQPIDNGPVLKQLPSELLFREGRETTVECVTEGRESGVSYKWLKNGQPFSPNAEVVQRKDEGTLVFKNPSKNDEGRYQCLAETKYGISTTRVNLKRTFIDKPRVELKNHKPVEGKMYKLDCKIPNSYPKPEIVWLYQSLSDSSASRNILDRRITLSPEGDLYFTNVTKGDTSGSFKYVCVARSPASDDDVVLAEHVLEEALPNNGQVDNEVYPMYVTKDFTATVGTVTMIYCIYGGTPLAYPDWYKEGTNVENGPKDRVTSHNRTSGKRLLIKDTWLEDQGNYTCIVDNGVGQPKQHTMRLTVVSE